A window of the Eubalaena glacialis isolate mEubGla1 chromosome 9, mEubGla1.1.hap2.+ XY, whole genome shotgun sequence genome harbors these coding sequences:
- the LOC133097209 gene encoding interferon alpha-13-like produces the protein MAQIYLLVAGVMLCSIPACSLGWNLPRSHSQENKEVFQHLEQMQRIPSQWCLKDRTDFKFPWKRENITPIQMTQGTCHHHLMLQQIFNLFATEDSRAAWNNTLLDKLLSSLHLRLHRLEQLKKDNLDCRDLGLAAREYFHGIHVYLKAKEYSACAWEVVRVEIERCLSLM, from the coding sequence ATGGCCCAGATCTATTTGCTAGTGGCAGGAGTGATGCTCTGCTCCATCCCTGCTTGCTCTCTTGGCTGGAACTTGCCTAGAAGCCATAGCCAGGAAAACAAGGAAGTCTTCCAACATTTGGAACAGATGCAAAGGATCCCCTCGCAGTGGTGCCTAAAGGACAGAACCGACTTCAAATTTCCTTGGAAAAGAGAGAATATCACCCCAATCCAGATGACTCAAGGCACCTGTCACCACCATCTGATGCTCCAGCAGATCTTCAACCTCTTCGCCACGGAGGACAGCCGTGCTGCCTGGAACAACACCCTCCTCGATAAACTTCTCTCTAGCCTTCATCTGAGGCTGCACCGACTGGAGCAGCTGAAAAAAGACAATCTAGATTGTCGAGATTTGGGACTTGCTGCCCGGGAGTATTTCCACGGAATCCATGTCTACCTGAAGGCAAAAGAATACAGCGCCTGTGCCTGGGAGGTTGTCAGAGTGGAAATTGAAAGGTGCCTTTCCCTTATGTAA
- the LOC133097210 gene encoding interferon omega-1-like, translating into MALLRKNVIREPTRKVPPDDCLSQASSSLICPMAFVLSLLTALVMFSYGPGGSLGCNLSQNHVRISRKNFMLLGQMRRISPSFCLKDRKDFGFPQDMVDGSQLPKAQATSVLHEMLQQIFHLFHTERSSAAWDTSLLDKLHTGLHQQLEDLDACLVQAMGEEESALGVTGPTLAVKRYFQGIHLYLKEKKYSDCAWEIVRVEIMRSLSSSTNLQERIRIMDRDLGSP; encoded by the coding sequence ATGGCCTTGCTTAGAAAGAATGTCATCAGAGAACCTACCCGCAAGGTTCCTCCAGACGACTGTCTCAGCCAGGCCAGCAGCAGCCTCATTTGCCCCATGGCCTTCGTGCTCTCTCTACTGACCGCCCTGGTGATGTTCAGCTACGGCCCTGGTGGATCTCTGGGCTGCAACCTGTCTCAGAACCATGTGCGGATTAGCAGGAAGAACTTCATGCTTCTGGGCCAAATGAGGAGAATCTCCCCTAGCTTCTGTCTGAAGGATAGAAAAGACTTCGGTTTCCCCCAGGACATGGTGGATGGCAGCCAGCTCCCGAAGGCCCAGGCCACCTCTGTCCTCCACGAGATGCTCCAGCAGATCTTCCACCTCTTCCACACAGAGCGCTCCTCTGCCGCCTGGGACACCTCCCTCCTGGACAAACTCCACACTGGACTCCATCAGCAGCTGGAGGACCTGGACGCCTGCTTGGTGCAGGCGATGGGAGAGGAAGAATCTGCCCTGGGAGTGACGGGCCCTACACTGGCCGTGAAGAGGTACTTCCAGGGAATCCATCTCTacctgaaagagaagaaatacagtGACTGTGCCTGGGAAATTGTCAGAGTGGAAATCATGAGATCCTTGTCTTCATCAACCAACTTGCAAGAAAGGATAAGAATTATGGATAGAGACCTGGGGTCACCTTGA
- the LOC133097211 gene encoding interferon alpha-1-like — protein MAPTLSLLLALVLLSCNSTCSLGCDLPQTRSLANTRALMLLQQMRRISPFSCLKDRNDFGFPQEAFGGNQFQKAQAIAVVHETIQQTFQLFNTEGSAAAWDETLLDKFCTALYQQLTDLQACLMQEAGLEGTPLLKEDSILAVRKYFHRITVYLQEKKYSPCAWEIVRAEVMRSFSSSTNLQERLRRKE, from the coding sequence ATGGCCCCAACCTTGtccctcctcctggccctggTGCTGCTCAGCTGCAACTCCACCTGCTCTCTGGGCTGCGACCTGCCTCAGACCCGCAGCCTGGCTAACACCAGGGCCCTGATGCTCCTGCAACAAATGAGGAGAATCTCCCCCTTCTCCTGCCTGAAGGACAGAAATGACTTTGGATTCCCCCAGGAGGCGTTTGGAGGCAACCAGTTCCAGAAGGCTCAAGCCATCGCTGTCGTCCATGAGACGATCCAGCAGACCTTCCAGCTCTTCAACACGGAGGGCTCGGCTGCCGCTTGGGATGAGACCCTCCTGGACAAGTTCTGCACTGCACTTTATCAGCAGCTCACTGACCTGCAAGCCTGTCTGATGCAGGAGGCGGGGCTGGAAGGGACTCCCCTGCTGAAGGAGGACTCCATCCTGGCTGTGAGGAAATACTTCCACAGAATCACTGTCTATCTGCAAGAGAAGAAATACAGCCCTTGTGCCTGGGAGATTGTCAGAGCAGAAGTCATGAGATCCTTCTCTTCGTCAACAAACTTGCAAGAAAGACTCAGGAGGAAGGAATGA
- the LOC133097212 gene encoding LOW QUALITY PROTEIN: interferon alpha-13-like (The sequence of the model RefSeq protein was modified relative to this genomic sequence to represent the inferred CDS: deleted 1 base in 1 codon; substituted 1 base at 1 genomic stop codon) — translation MAQIYLLVAGVMLCSIPACSLGWNLPRSHSQENKEVFQHLEQMQRIPSQWCLKDRTDFKFPWKRENITPIQTTQGTCHHHLMLQQIFNLFATEDSRAAWNNTLLDKLLSSLHLRLHRLEQLKKDNLDCXDLGLAAREYFHGIHVYLKAKEYSPCAWEVVRVEIERCLSLM, via the exons ATGGCCCAGATCTATTTGCTAGTGGCAGGAGTGATGCTCTGCTCCATCCCTGCTTGCTCTCTTGGCTGGAACTTGCCTAGAAGCCATAGCCAGGAAAACAAGGAAGTCTTCCAACATTTGGAACAGATGCAAAGGATCCCCTCGCAGTGGTGCCTAAAGGACAGAACCGACTTCAAATTTCCTTGGAAAAGAGAGAATATCACCCCAATCCAGACGACTCAAGGCACCTGTCACCACCATCTGATGCTCCAGCAGATCTTCAACCTCTTCGCCACGGAGGACAGCCGTGCTGCCTGGAACAACACCCTCCTCGATAAACTTCTCTCTAGCCTTCATCTGAGGCTGCACCGACTGGAGCAGCTG AAAAAAGACAATCTAGATTGTTGAGATTTGGGACTTGCTGCCCGGGAGTATTTCCACGGAATCCATGTCTACCTGAAGGCAAAGGAATACAGCCCCTGTGCCTGGGAGGTTGTCAGAGTGGAAATTGAAAGGTGCCTTTCCCTTATGTAA